The following proteins are encoded in a genomic region of Natrinema sp. DC36:
- a CDS encoding cupin domain-containing protein: MERVSLADLEPSEAADGVHLALMAGTDSMNVQHFEIEPGAVVEEHSHPNDQTGFLYEGELTFVTDGEEVVCGPGDSYSIPGDQPHAAENRGDETVRGVDIFSPPRESPNWQAE; this comes from the coding sequence GGGTTTCGCTCGCGGACCTCGAGCCGTCGGAAGCCGCCGACGGCGTCCACCTGGCGCTGATGGCGGGAACCGACTCGATGAACGTCCAGCACTTCGAGATCGAACCCGGCGCAGTCGTCGAGGAGCACAGCCATCCCAACGACCAGACCGGCTTCCTGTACGAGGGTGAGCTGACCTTCGTCACCGACGGCGAGGAGGTCGTCTGCGGTCCCGGGGACTCCTACTCGATTCCGGGCGACCAGCCCCACGCGGCCGAGAATCGCGGCGACGAGACGGTTCGCGGCGTCGATATTTTCAGTCCGCCGCGGGAGAGCCCGAATTGGCAAGCGGAGTGA